The following are encoded in a window of Streptomyces sp. 11x1 genomic DNA:
- a CDS encoding cation-transporting P-type ATPase: protein MRAGTASSAGGAGAAAPVDTSEPSRVREITAASVFTALGTSRRGLTPAQVGERLQRYGANELPRARRRGVWRQLGAQFTDLFAVVLLVASAITFLAYGLQQPRDPGTLQLAVAILGVVMLNAAIGFAQEYSAERTAQALEAMVPHTCRVLRDGVRLEVPARELVPGDVVVLDAGDAVSADCRVVEAHELAVNNASLTGESNAVARSADAVTDGPALEARNCVFMGTDVVAGAGSAVVFATGAETEFGRIHRLAAAAPRQRTPLQREVAVMARRVAGAALAIGALMFVVRLPTGESLVPSFVFALGVMVALVPEGLPATLSVSLAIGVRRMARRRALIKRLLAVEALGSTTVVCTDKTGTLTQAEMTVTRVWAGGTAHPVTGVGYAPHGEVADAAGVRELLRVAGLCCDARLVPPGGPGEHWRVLGDTTEGALLVVAAKAGLDLGAQERATPRVTEFPFDSDRKLMSTVHRAGASYQACVKGAPAELLARCVDVEWEGRRGPLTERDRASVVTAGDALASQGLRVLAVARREVAVPVPAQEEAESGLTLLGLVGMLDPPRPEVTDAVAACRRAGIRIVMVTGDHPLTGEAVARRVGIVRRPDPVVVTGARLDSLDDAALDTLLAEPSELLLCRVSPEHKMRVVTAFQRRGEVVAVTGDGANDAPALKHADIGVAMGASGTDVAREAASMVLLDDSFASIAAAVRLGRAVYRNIRKFLVYVFSSNIGELGPILVATFAGFPLVPISAVQILAIDLGSDVMPALALGAERPEPDVMDRPPRSRREPLFSAAVVGRILFLGGIQALCVCAVFFWHIRSSGIPFDDLTEDNPVYREAVTLAQAGIVISQFFISFAVRTDRQSLLAVGPLSNPALLAAGGFGVALMAAISYLPPLQSVFNTAPLDAADWAVLVALGTLPLLADEARKAWLRGRAGHRKGAPR, encoded by the coding sequence ATGCGCGCGGGTACGGCCTCGTCGGCCGGCGGCGCGGGGGCGGCGGCACCCGTGGACACGAGCGAGCCGTCGCGGGTGCGCGAGATCACCGCCGCCAGTGTCTTCACCGCGCTCGGCACGTCACGGCGTGGCCTCACCCCCGCGCAGGTCGGCGAGAGACTGCAACGGTACGGGGCCAACGAACTGCCGCGTGCCCGGCGTCGCGGCGTCTGGCGGCAGTTGGGGGCGCAGTTCACCGACCTGTTCGCGGTGGTGCTGCTCGTCGCCTCGGCGATCACGTTCCTGGCGTACGGCCTGCAGCAGCCGCGTGACCCGGGCACCCTGCAACTGGCGGTGGCGATCCTGGGCGTCGTGATGCTGAACGCCGCCATCGGCTTCGCGCAGGAGTACTCGGCGGAGCGTACGGCGCAGGCCCTTGAGGCGATGGTGCCGCACACCTGCCGGGTGCTGCGCGACGGTGTCCGCCTGGAGGTGCCGGCCCGGGAGCTGGTGCCGGGCGACGTCGTGGTGCTGGATGCCGGGGACGCCGTGTCGGCGGACTGCCGGGTGGTCGAGGCGCACGAACTGGCGGTGAACAACGCGTCCTTGACCGGTGAGAGCAACGCCGTGGCACGATCGGCGGACGCGGTGACGGACGGGCCCGCGTTGGAAGCGCGCAACTGCGTTTTCATGGGGACCGATGTCGTCGCGGGGGCCGGGAGCGCGGTGGTTTTCGCCACGGGAGCGGAAACCGAGTTCGGGCGCATCCACCGGCTGGCGGCGGCGGCGCCCCGGCAGCGAACGCCTCTGCAGCGCGAAGTGGCCGTCATGGCGCGGCGAGTGGCGGGGGCGGCGCTGGCGATCGGTGCGCTGATGTTCGTCGTGCGGTTGCCCACCGGTGAGTCCCTGGTGCCCTCGTTCGTGTTCGCGCTCGGGGTGATGGTGGCGCTGGTCCCGGAGGGACTGCCCGCTACCCTGTCGGTCTCCCTGGCGATCGGCGTGCGGCGGATGGCGCGCCGCAGGGCGCTGATCAAACGGTTGCTGGCGGTGGAGGCCCTCGGATCGACCACGGTGGTCTGCACCGACAAGACCGGGACGCTCACCCAGGCGGAGATGACCGTCACCCGGGTGTGGGCGGGCGGTACCGCGCACCCGGTGACCGGTGTGGGTTACGCGCCGCACGGCGAGGTCGCCGACGCGGCGGGGGTACGCGAGCTGCTGCGGGTGGCGGGCCTGTGCTGCGATGCCAGACTGGTGCCGCCCGGGGGCCCCGGGGAGCACTGGAGGGTGCTCGGTGACACGACCGAGGGCGCCCTGCTCGTCGTGGCCGCCAAGGCCGGGCTGGACCTCGGCGCGCAGGAGCGGGCGACCCCCCGGGTGACGGAGTTCCCCTTCGACTCGGACCGCAAGTTGATGAGCACGGTCCACCGGGCCGGCGCGTCGTATCAGGCATGCGTCAAGGGGGCTCCCGCGGAGCTGCTGGCGCGCTGCGTCGACGTGGAGTGGGAGGGGCGGCGCGGGCCTTTGACGGAGCGGGACCGGGCGTCCGTCGTCACGGCGGGGGACGCGCTGGCGTCCCAGGGGCTGCGGGTACTGGCCGTCGCACGGCGGGAGGTGGCCGTCCCCGTTCCCGCTCAGGAGGAGGCCGAGTCCGGGCTCACCCTCCTCGGCCTGGTCGGGATGTTGGACCCGCCGCGCCCGGAGGTCACCGACGCGGTCGCGGCCTGCCGCCGGGCGGGCATCCGGATCGTCATGGTCACCGGCGACCATCCCCTGACCGGGGAGGCTGTGGCACGCCGGGTGGGCATCGTGCGCCGGCCCGATCCGGTGGTGGTCACGGGGGCCCGCCTCGACTCCCTGGACGACGCCGCGCTCGACACGCTCCTCGCCGAGCCCTCCGAGCTGCTGCTGTGCCGGGTCAGCCCGGAGCACAAGATGCGCGTGGTCACCGCGTTCCAGCGGCGGGGCGAGGTGGTCGCGGTGACCGGGGACGGCGCGAACGACGCTCCCGCGCTCAAGCACGCCGACATCGGGGTGGCGATGGGGGCGTCGGGCACCGATGTCGCCCGGGAGGCGGCCTCGATGGTGCTGCTGGACGACTCGTTCGCCTCCATCGCGGCCGCCGTGCGGCTCGGCCGCGCGGTCTACAGGAACATCCGGAAATTTCTCGTCTACGTCTTCAGCAGCAACATCGGCGAACTCGGCCCGATCCTGGTGGCGACGTTCGCCGGGTTCCCGCTCGTGCCCATCAGCGCGGTGCAGATCCTCGCGATCGACCTGGGGTCCGACGTGATGCCGGCCCTGGCTCTGGGCGCGGAACGGCCCGAACCGGATGTGATGGACCGCCCGCCGCGCTCCCGGCGCGAACCGCTGTTCTCGGCCGCCGTGGTGGGACGCATCCTCTTCCTGGGCGGCATCCAGGCCCTCTGCGTGTGCGCGGTGTTCTTCTGGCACATCCGTTCCTCCGGCATCCCGTTCGACGATCTCACCGAGGACAACCCCGTCTACCGGGAGGCCGTCACACTCGCCCAGGCCGGGATCGTGATCAGTCAGTTCTTCATCTCGTTCGCGGTCCGCACCGACCGCCAGAGCCTCCTGGCCGTGGGGCCACTGTCCAATCCGGCCCTGCTCGCGGCGGGTGGCTTCGGAGTCGCTCTCATGGCCGCGATCAGCTACCTGCCCCCGCTGCAGTCCGTCTTCAACACCGCTCCGCTCGACGCCGCCGACTGGGCGGTGCTGGTGGCGCTCGGCACCCTGCCCCTGCTCGCGGACGAGGCGCGCAAGGCATGGCTGCGCGGTCGCGCCGGCCACCGGAAAGGAGCCCCACGGTGA
- a CDS encoding TrkA family potassium uptake protein: MKVIVIGCGRVGSMLAGLLAREGHDVRVVDRRPQAARRLPDSPRIRFHEGNGYSRAVLSAAGIEHADAFVAVTSGDNSNIVSARTAKETYRVPVVLARIYDPRRADIYRDLGIPTIASVRWTVHQIHRMLLHRHLSPELSFGNGETLLIRSEVPRYLVGRRLTEFDVDGEIRVVEVTRAGRSLIPAHSTTALADDLVTFSVAATALGRLRGFLDKELGT, from the coding sequence GTGAAGGTGATCGTCATCGGCTGCGGACGGGTGGGCTCCATGCTCGCCGGTCTGCTCGCCAGGGAAGGACACGACGTGCGCGTGGTCGACCGGCGCCCTCAAGCGGCCCGGCGGTTGCCCGACAGTCCCCGTATCCGCTTCCACGAGGGCAACGGATACAGCCGGGCCGTGCTGTCGGCCGCCGGGATCGAGCACGCGGACGCCTTCGTTGCCGTGACCTCGGGGGACAACAGCAACATCGTCAGCGCGCGTACGGCGAAGGAGACCTACCGGGTGCCCGTCGTCCTCGCCCGCATCTACGACCCCCGGCGGGCCGACATCTACCGCGATCTCGGCATCCCGACCATCGCCAGCGTCCGCTGGACCGTGCATCAGATCCACCGGATGCTGCTGCACCGGCACTTGAGTCCGGAACTCAGCTTCGGCAACGGCGAGACGCTGCTGATCCGTTCCGAGGTGCCCCGCTACCTGGTCGGACGGCGGCTGACGGAGTTCGACGTCGACGGCGAGATCCGCGTGGTCGAGGTCACCCGGGCGGGCCGCTCCCTCATTCCCGCCCACAGCACCACCGCGCTGGCCGACGACCTGGTCACCTTCTCCGTCGCCGCCACCGCCCTGGGCAGACTGCGCGGTTTTCTCGACAAGGAGCTGGGGACGTGA
- a CDS encoding TrkA family potassium uptake protein — MNVLIAGAGRLGTQIAQVLSAARNEVTLIDNDDARVADLRGRVPVRLLAGDACEPALLEDAGALTADLVIATTGDDEDNLVISLLAKRQFSVPRVAARVNDADNAWLFDGRWGVDVAVPAATPLISLIEEATGATDTVALLRLSKAGVEVIETAITERSRTAGRALGDVRLPEGTVVATIVRDGQPTVPDPAVRLLPGDELLLVSHTATEEEIHAAFQ; from the coding sequence GTGAACGTGCTCATCGCCGGGGCGGGACGGCTCGGCACCCAGATCGCCCAGGTGCTCTCCGCGGCCCGCAACGAGGTCACGCTGATCGACAACGACGACGCCCGGGTGGCCGACCTGCGGGGCCGCGTCCCGGTGCGGCTGCTGGCGGGCGACGCCTGCGAACCGGCTCTGCTGGAGGACGCCGGCGCGCTGACCGCCGATCTGGTCATCGCCACCACCGGCGACGACGAGGACAACCTCGTGATCAGTCTGCTGGCCAAGCGTCAGTTCTCGGTGCCGCGCGTGGCAGCCCGCGTCAACGACGCCGACAACGCCTGGCTGTTCGACGGGCGCTGGGGGGTCGATGTCGCCGTCCCCGCCGCGACCCCTCTGATCTCCCTGATCGAGGAGGCCACCGGCGCCACGGACACCGTCGCCCTGCTCCGGCTCAGCAAGGCGGGCGTCGAGGTCATCGAGACGGCCATCACGGAGCGGTCCAGGACCGCGGGGCGGGCCCTCGGGGACGTGCGGCTGCCCGAGGGGACGGTCGTCGCCACCATCGTCCGGGACGGGCAGCCGACCGTACCGGACCCGGCGGTCCGGCTCCTGCCCGGTGACGAACTCCTTCTCGTGTCGCACACGGCGACCGAGGAGGAGATCCATGCGGCATTCCAGTGA
- a CDS encoding universal stress protein, with translation MSGLVVVGVDGSASGLAAVEVAAREARLRGAGLRVVHAFVWPAMHVPLGPSPLGPPEGGLRNMVERLVAEAVRFARTVEPEVDVSHVVVAGEPLTVLEAQSRAAELVVVGSRGMGGFVGLLVGSAAVHLAGHARCPVLVVREQRHHDGPILLGVDASAAGERAVDFAFAEATLRNAPLVALHAWTTWNAPLPAPQDASAPYANPPGALAAEEERLLAEALAGHRERYPGVDVERRVVHGRTREALIEASRSAQLMVVGARGRGGFAGLLLGSVSQALLHHAHCPVAVVRGAGERT, from the coding sequence GTGAGCGGACTCGTGGTCGTGGGCGTGGACGGTTCGGCGTCGGGTCTCGCGGCGGTGGAGGTCGCAGCGCGGGAGGCGCGGTTGCGCGGTGCGGGGCTGCGGGTGGTGCACGCCTTCGTCTGGCCCGCGATGCATGTGCCGCTGGGGCCGTCTCCGCTGGGTCCGCCGGAGGGCGGACTGCGGAACATGGTCGAACGCCTGGTGGCCGAGGCGGTGCGGTTCGCGCGAACCGTGGAGCCCGAGGTCGACGTCAGCCATGTCGTGGTCGCCGGGGAGCCGCTGACGGTGTTGGAGGCCCAGTCACGTGCCGCGGAACTGGTGGTGGTGGGCTCCCGGGGCATGGGTGGCTTCGTCGGGCTGCTGGTGGGTTCGGCTGCGGTGCATCTGGCCGGGCACGCCCGGTGTCCGGTGCTGGTGGTGCGTGAACAGCGACACCACGACGGCCCGATCCTGCTGGGCGTCGACGCCTCGGCAGCCGGGGAGAGGGCCGTGGACTTCGCCTTCGCGGAAGCCACCCTGCGCAACGCGCCGCTGGTGGCGCTGCACGCCTGGACCACCTGGAACGCCCCGCTGCCCGCGCCGCAGGACGCGTCGGCGCCGTACGCCAACCCGCCCGGTGCCCTGGCGGCGGAGGAGGAGCGTCTGCTGGCCGAGGCGCTGGCGGGGCACCGGGAGCGCTACCCGGGGGTCGACGTGGAGCGCAGGGTGGTGCACGGCAGGACACGGGAGGCGTTGATCGAGGCGAGCCGGTCCGCCCAGCTCATGGTGGTCGGTGCGCGCGGGCGTGGTGGTTTCGCCGGGCTGCTCCTGGGATCGGTCAGCCAGGCCCTCCTGCACCACGCGCACTGCCCGGTCGCGGTCGTGCGGGGAGCGGGGGAGCGCACCTGA
- a CDS encoding V-type ATP synthase subunit D: MSGLRRTPPGRAGRLRLRHSLDVAERGAQLLEQKLRVLRAEHARLLTAAEAAGHAWGELLSESERWVLRGLLLGGGQALDRAAAGIGAAEAEVSWTTAMGVRHPAAASVSVPSRPPTAEAPANTALVHAEAAYARALRAAGEYAAARTAAELVGEEVVRTRHRVRALRRHWIPRLRETLARADLALEQAEHEDGVRRRWAATGRSPSGAHEHGRGES; the protein is encoded by the coding sequence ATGAGCGGGCTCCGCCGTACGCCTCCCGGTCGGGCCGGGCGGCTGAGACTGCGGCACAGCCTCGACGTCGCCGAGCGCGGCGCCCAGCTGCTGGAGCAGAAGCTCCGCGTCCTGCGTGCCGAGCACGCTCGGCTGCTGACCGCTGCGGAGGCTGCCGGACATGCCTGGGGCGAACTGCTGTCCGAATCGGAGCGCTGGGTCCTTCGTGGCCTGCTGCTCGGCGGGGGGCAGGCCCTCGACCGGGCCGCCGCCGGTATCGGGGCCGCCGAGGCCGAGGTGAGCTGGACCACCGCCATGGGGGTGCGCCATCCGGCGGCCGCCTCCGTGTCCGTACCCTCCCGTCCGCCCACCGCCGAGGCTCCCGCGAACACGGCGCTCGTCCATGCGGAGGCGGCGTACGCCCGTGCCCTACGGGCCGCGGGCGAGTACGCCGCGGCCCGTACCGCGGCCGAACTCGTGGGCGAGGAGGTGGTGAGGACGCGCCATCGGGTCCGTGCCCTGCGCCGGCACTGGATTCCGCGGCTGAGAGAGACGCTCGCCCGCGCCGACCTGGCCCTGGAACAGGCGGAGCACGAGGACGGGGTCCGGCGACGCTGGGCCGCCACCGGCCGTTCCCCCAGTGGGGCGCATGAGCACGGACGGGGTGAATCTTGA
- a CDS encoding V-type ATP synthase subunit B produces MSAPGGIEYTAVRELRGPLVIVESVSGVGWDEYAHITLASGERRHGVVLDADRDLAVVQVLEGTSGMDPRGVRAAFSGGPLRVPVGTDWLGRVCNGRGEPLDGGPPVLGSRTAEVGGAPINPVRREPPSEAVLTGVGAVDALTTLVRGQKLPVFSVAGLPHLELAAQIAAQATVSGAAFSVVFAGMGLTHADASFVRDALEERSAAGELVLLLNTADDPVIERILTPRIALTVAEHLAFTEGRHVLVVMTDMTTYAEALREVSAVRGEIPARRAYPGYLYSDLASLYERCGRVRGRPGSVTVLPVLTMPAGDITHPVPDLTGYITEGQIVLSPAVHARGVYPPLDALSSLSRLMRKGAGPGRTRDDHLDVAAQLLAALARARQVRDLADLVGQAALTPTDRRYLDFEEAFLRDFADQGSDEARGLDEALERGWSALLTLPRGQLSMLPARLLDAHGATGAGKDAPEAGRVPEGTVASATGTTPDPEAP; encoded by the coding sequence ATGAGCGCGCCCGGCGGCATCGAGTACACGGCCGTGCGTGAGCTGCGGGGCCCGCTCGTGATCGTCGAAAGCGTCTCGGGGGTCGGCTGGGACGAGTACGCGCACATCACACTCGCCTCGGGCGAACGACGCCACGGCGTGGTCCTGGACGCCGACCGGGACCTGGCGGTCGTCCAGGTGCTGGAGGGCACCTCGGGCATGGACCCGCGGGGCGTGCGCGCGGCGTTCTCCGGCGGCCCGCTGCGCGTCCCGGTCGGCACGGACTGGCTCGGCCGGGTCTGCAACGGCCGGGGCGAGCCGCTCGACGGCGGACCGCCTGTCCTCGGCTCCCGCACCGCCGAGGTCGGTGGCGCCCCCATCAACCCGGTGCGGCGCGAGCCGCCGTCGGAGGCCGTGCTCACCGGCGTCGGCGCCGTCGACGCCCTGACCACTCTCGTCCGCGGCCAGAAGCTCCCGGTGTTCTCGGTCGCCGGGCTGCCGCATCTGGAGCTGGCCGCCCAGATCGCCGCACAGGCGACCGTCTCCGGTGCGGCGTTCAGCGTCGTCTTCGCCGGCATGGGGCTCACCCACGCCGACGCCTCCTTCGTACGCGACGCGCTGGAGGAGCGGTCCGCGGCGGGAGAACTGGTCCTGCTGCTCAACACCGCCGACGACCCGGTGATCGAACGGATCCTCACCCCCCGGATCGCCCTGACGGTGGCCGAACACCTCGCCTTCACCGAGGGGCGGCACGTCCTGGTGGTGATGACCGACATGACGACCTACGCCGAGGCGCTGCGCGAGGTCTCCGCCGTCCGCGGGGAGATCCCCGCCCGTCGCGCCTACCCCGGCTACCTCTACAGCGACCTCGCCTCCCTGTACGAGCGCTGCGGACGCGTCCGTGGCCGTCCCGGATCGGTCACCGTGCTGCCCGTGCTCACGATGCCCGCGGGCGACATCACCCACCCCGTGCCCGACCTGACCGGCTACATCACCGAGGGACAGATCGTGCTCTCGCCCGCGGTGCACGCCCGTGGTGTGTATCCGCCGCTGGACGCGCTGTCCTCGCTGTCCCGACTGATGCGCAAAGGGGCCGGCCCAGGCCGCACCCGCGACGACCATCTCGATGTCGCGGCGCAGCTGCTGGCCGCCCTGGCCCGCGCCCGCCAGGTCCGCGACCTCGCCGACCTGGTCGGGCAGGCGGCCCTGACCCCCACCGACCGCCGCTACCTGGACTTCGAGGAGGCGTTCCTGCGGGACTTCGCCGACCAGGGGAGCGACGAGGCGCGCGGACTGGACGAGGCCCTGGAACGTGGCTGGAGCGCCCTGCTCACCCTGCCGCGCGGCCAGCTCTCGATGCTCCCGGCCCGCCTCCTGGACGCCCATGGGGCGACAGGCGCCGGGAAGGACGCGCCGGAGGCGGGCCGAGTCCCCGAAGGCACCGTCGCATCCGCGACCGGCACCACCCCGGACCCGGAGGCGCCCTGA
- a CDS encoding V-type ATP synthase subunit A, with product MTRSPVTGGPAACRILRVTGPLVEMEYRGGTAMYDLVSVGPAGLPGEVVAISGDVATVQAYEYTGGLAPGQTAVPRGHPLSVRLGPELLGGIFDGLLRPLAGAGDWLGPGAPMAFASERTWSFAPLVARGDRVAEGQALGEIRDAGPVRVKVLAPPGCAGTVTEIATAGELPGDAVTAVVGGTQVTIGASWPVRRPRPVRERVDSREALNTGQRAIDLLFPVARGSTVAVPGGFGTGKTMLLQQIAKWCDADVIVYVGCGERGNEMADVITELAELRDPRTGGRLTDRTVTIANTSNMPMMAREASVYTGVTVAEYFRDMGLDVVVIADSTSRWAEALREFASRTGALPAEEGYPAGLASAIAAFYERAATVTTLGGDRGSVTVIGAVSPPGGDLTEPVTAHTERFVRCLWTLDRDLAYARHYPAVSWAGSFSRDVPVLAGGHRAAGDTEWARRRERVATVLAEADRLADLVDLIGIAALPGRERIGVLAGRLLREGVLQQSALSERDAYCGPEKTAALADAALAVADRCRDLVDAGVPAASVEEIDFGPLLRAREDTGPHDAAGVTARRDTMLAALDEVRR from the coding sequence GTGACGCGATCCCCCGTGACCGGCGGGCCGGCGGCCTGCCGGATCCTGCGCGTGACCGGGCCGCTGGTCGAGATGGAGTACCGGGGCGGCACCGCGATGTACGACCTGGTCTCCGTCGGCCCCGCCGGACTGCCCGGCGAGGTGGTGGCCATCAGCGGTGACGTGGCCACCGTCCAGGCCTACGAGTACACGGGCGGGCTCGCTCCGGGACAGACGGCGGTACCGCGGGGCCACCCGCTTTCGGTGCGCCTGGGCCCCGAACTGCTCGGCGGGATCTTCGACGGTCTGCTGCGCCCCCTCGCCGGCGCCGGGGACTGGCTGGGGCCCGGTGCCCCCATGGCCTTCGCGTCCGAGCGCACCTGGTCCTTCGCTCCCCTGGTGGCGCGGGGGGACCGGGTGGCCGAGGGGCAGGCGCTCGGAGAGATTCGTGACGCCGGACCGGTACGCGTGAAGGTCCTCGCCCCGCCGGGCTGTGCGGGCACGGTGACGGAGATCGCCACCGCCGGTGAGCTGCCGGGGGATGCCGTGACCGCTGTCGTCGGCGGCACGCAGGTGACGATCGGCGCCTCCTGGCCGGTGCGCCGGCCACGCCCGGTGAGAGAGCGCGTCGACAGCCGCGAGGCGCTGAACACCGGTCAGCGGGCGATCGACCTGCTCTTCCCCGTCGCCCGGGGCAGCACGGTGGCGGTACCGGGCGGGTTCGGCACGGGCAAGACCATGCTGCTCCAGCAGATCGCGAAATGGTGCGACGCCGATGTCATCGTCTACGTCGGCTGCGGCGAGCGCGGCAACGAGATGGCCGATGTCATCACCGAACTGGCGGAGCTGAGGGACCCGCGGACGGGCGGGCGTCTGACGGACCGCACCGTGACGATCGCCAACACGTCCAACATGCCGATGATGGCCCGGGAGGCGAGCGTGTACACCGGGGTGACCGTCGCCGAGTACTTCCGTGACATGGGCCTGGACGTGGTCGTCATCGCCGACTCGACGTCCCGGTGGGCGGAGGCGCTGCGGGAGTTCGCCTCCCGCACCGGCGCACTGCCGGCCGAGGAGGGCTACCCGGCTGGGCTGGCCTCGGCCATCGCCGCCTTCTACGAGCGGGCCGCCACCGTGACCACCCTCGGCGGGGACCGGGGCTCCGTGACGGTGATCGGCGCGGTGTCCCCGCCCGGTGGGGATCTGACCGAACCGGTCACGGCACACACCGAACGCTTCGTCCGCTGCCTGTGGACCCTCGACCGCGACCTCGCCTACGCCCGTCACTACCCGGCCGTGTCCTGGGCGGGCTCCTTCTCCCGGGACGTCCCGGTCCTGGCCGGCGGTCACCGGGCGGCCGGCGACACGGAGTGGGCGCGGCGCCGCGAGAGGGTCGCGACCGTGCTGGCCGAGGCCGACCGGCTGGCCGACCTGGTCGACCTGATCGGCATCGCCGCCCTTCCCGGGCGGGAGCGGATCGGCGTCCTGGCGGGCCGGCTCCTCAGGGAGGGCGTGCTGCAGCAGAGCGCCCTGTCGGAGCGGGACGCCTACTGCGGGCCGGAGAAGACGGCCGCCCTGGCCGACGCCGCTCTGGCGGTCGCCGACCGCTGCCGCGACCTGGTCGACGCGGGCGTGCCCGCCGCCTCCGTCGAGGAGATCGACTTCGGCCCCCTGCTGCGCGCCCGCGAGGACACCGGGCCGCACGACGCCGCCGGGGTGACGGCGCGACGGGACACCATGCTCGCCGCGCTGGACGAGGTGCGGCGATGA
- a CDS encoding ATP synthase subunit C, which translates to MITWFLALPLIVAGFVAVRLVVRRSGRTALWWMVAADAVLLVVSTVVLTLALGGTSAQAATTAATDSGSGSAALIGAAIAVAGATIGAGVAVAYTGAAALAALSERPELFGRAMVIVGLAEGIAIYGLVVAVILIGKA; encoded by the coding sequence GTGATCACCTGGTTCCTGGCCCTGCCCCTGATCGTGGCGGGATTCGTCGCCGTACGTCTCGTGGTGAGGCGCTCGGGCCGAACGGCCCTGTGGTGGATGGTGGCCGCCGACGCGGTGCTCCTGGTCGTCTCCACGGTCGTGCTGACACTGGCGCTCGGCGGGACGTCCGCGCAGGCCGCCACCACGGCGGCCACCGACTCGGGATCCGGTTCGGCGGCCCTGATCGGAGCGGCGATCGCGGTGGCCGGAGCGACGATCGGGGCCGGTGTCGCCGTCGCTTACACCGGCGCGGCGGCACTCGCCGCGCTCAGCGAGCGCCCCGAACTCTTCGGCCGGGCCATGGTGATCGTCGGCCTGGCCGAGGGCATCGCCATCTACGGTCTGGTCGTGGCCGTCATCCTGATCGGGAAGGCCTGA
- a CDS encoding V-type ATPase 116kDa subunit family protein: MGRAETAMPVRMRRVALVAPEQTLRENLVRIAEAGCVQIDLADDGGTDTRGPAARRLQRLRVESAAPPVLSEAPPDLDALEREGRADLLAGEAQLEERLDSAVRHGGVAALAGWCPQTEVGPTAARVAVAGGALVPLRPPRGIDPPTLLAGAGTAPPAGPARPVRRSFTPLVSTYGTVPYTDLDPTLPAGIVYVVMFGLMFGDAGHGLLLVLGALMLRAGRPRRAAALRPLWPFVAAAGAAATLAGLAYGEFFGPTGALPVLWLEPLEQPMRLLGAAVGLGAVLLAVAYGAGIVNRWREGGPTAALYSTTGVAGAALYLGLAAVAAAVWLGQTVYGAVGALIAVTGLTLAGAGLYATTAGGPGGAVQTGIQLFDTLVRIGSNVVSFARLAAFGLTHAALGAIVWDATTALVGRGAVGAVLAVAVFLVGNAVTFSLEALVAGVQALRLEFYELFSRLFDAEGHPFRPWQLPVQRARDAPPTVAGVEHGSVREERS, translated from the coding sequence ATGGGCCGGGCTGAGACGGCGATGCCGGTCCGGATGCGCAGGGTGGCCCTCGTGGCCCCCGAACAGACGCTGCGGGAGAACCTCGTGCGGATCGCCGAAGCGGGCTGTGTCCAGATCGATCTGGCCGACGACGGCGGAACGGACACCCGTGGGCCCGCGGCGAGGCGGCTGCAGCGGTTGCGCGTCGAGTCGGCCGCACCCCCCGTTCTCAGTGAGGCTCCCCCCGACCTGGACGCGCTGGAGCGCGAGGGCAGGGCGGACCTGCTGGCGGGCGAGGCTCAGCTGGAGGAACGCCTCGACAGCGCCGTCCGGCACGGTGGGGTCGCCGCTCTGGCCGGTTGGTGCCCCCAGACGGAGGTGGGCCCGACGGCGGCGCGCGTCGCGGTCGCCGGGGGCGCCCTGGTGCCCCTGCGGCCTCCGCGGGGCATCGATCCACCGACCTTGCTGGCAGGGGCCGGCACCGCGCCCCCGGCGGGCCCGGCGAGGCCCGTGCGGCGCTCCTTCACACCGTTGGTCAGCACGTACGGAACCGTGCCCTACACCGACCTCGACCCCACCCTGCCCGCGGGAATCGTGTACGTGGTGATGTTCGGCCTGATGTTCGGCGACGCGGGACACGGGTTGCTGCTGGTTCTCGGCGCCCTGATGCTGCGCGCGGGCCGACCGCGCCGGGCGGCGGCGCTGCGCCCGCTGTGGCCGTTCGTCGCGGCGGCGGGCGCGGCAGCCACCCTGGCCGGGCTGGCGTACGGCGAGTTCTTCGGTCCGACCGGAGCGCTGCCGGTGCTCTGGCTGGAACCGCTGGAGCAGCCCATGCGGCTGCTGGGCGCCGCCGTCGGACTGGGGGCCGTGCTGCTGGCGGTGGCCTACGGCGCCGGGATCGTCAACCGGTGGCGGGAGGGCGGACCGACGGCGGCCCTGTACTCGACGACCGGTGTCGCCGGGGCGGCGCTGTACCTCGGCCTCGCCGCCGTCGCCGCGGCCGTGTGGCTCGGTCAGACGGTGTACGGGGCGGTCGGGGCCCTGATCGCCGTCACCGGTCTGACGCTGGCGGGGGCCGGCCTGTACGCCACGACGGCGGGCGGGCCGGGGGGTGCCGTGCAGACCGGCATCCAGCTCTTCGACACGCTGGTACGCATCGGTTCCAACGTCGTGTCCTTCGCACGTCTGGCGGCCTTCGGCCTGACCCACGCCGCGCTCGGTGCGATCGTCTGGGACGCCACGACGGCACTGGTGGGCCGGGGCGCGGTCGGCGCCGTCCTCGCGGTCGCCGTGTTCCTGGTGGGCAACGCCGTGACCTTCTCGCTGGAAGCGCTCGTGGCCGGGGTGCAGGCCCTGCGCCTGGAGTTCTACGAGCTGTTCTCCCGGCTCTTCGATGCGGAGGGACATCCGTTCCGGCCCTGGCAGCTGCCCGTCCAGCGTGCTCGGGATGCGCCCCCGACCGTGGCGGGCGTCGAACACGGCTCTGTGAGAGAGGAGCGGTCGTGA